The following is a genomic window from Dehalogenimonas sp. 4OHTPN.
TGGCTTAAGATCAAGGCTACCCAGGCGGACGAGTTCATCATCGCTGGCTACACCGCGGGACAGGGCAACCGGGCGGGAGCCTTCGGTTCTCTGGTGCTCGGACAGTTTGACGAAGGGGGCGGCTTCAATTACGTTTCAAATGTCGGCACCGGTTTCAATGTAACATTACTCGGTGAACTGAAAACAAGAATGAAACAGTTGGTTATCGAGAAATCGCCGTTCGATCATAAACTGCCGCTGGAGTCCGCCATCACCTGGCTTAAGCCAATACTCGTCGCTGAGGTGAAGTTCGCCGAGCGCACCCATGACGGCGGCCTACGGGCGCCGGTATTTTTAAGACTGCGAGAGGACAAGCCCGCCCGAGACGTGCGAAGCCAGAGAAGCGCAGAACCACGTGGGAAACTGAGAATGTAGAAGCATTGCCGGTCACCAAACCAGCGTTATTCTCTCAAACCGGATTACCGAGGACCTGAAACTGAAGGTCATCTTTCAATACTCGATACCGCGTCGGGCGGGGATGCCCCGGTCATAGGGATGCTTAACCTTGACCATTTCGGTCACCAGGTCGGCGGAGTCGATGACCGCCTGAGGCGCCAGGCGCCCGGTCAAGACTAACTCCACATTCTCCGGCCGGTCTTTAATGAGATGCACCACGTCGGCGGCATCCAGCCAACCCCAGCCGGTGACGATATTTATCTCATCTAAAATTATAACGTCCCAGTCACCCGAAAGCATGGCCCGCCGCGCCTCGGCCAGGGCTTGACTAGCCTTTTCCTTGACTTCCGGTGAAGGCGATTCTGGATGGCGCACGAGGCCGGGGCCGAAAGCCGCCCACTTGACCCCCGGCAGACGGTGAAGCACTTCCTGTTCGCCAGAGTCATAGGCCCGGTTCATAAAATAAACGATATAAACGCGGTAGCCGCGACCGGAAGCTCGCACCGCGGTGCCAATGCCGGCCGAAGTCTTGCCCTTGCCGCCGCCAGTGAAAACCTGAGTCAAGCCGCGCTTGAGAGGTTCGTAAGTCAGTGCGGCGGATGGGGAATAGTCCGCGGCGCGGTGTAAATCGTCCATGCGTTTCTCGCTAACATTCGTCGAATGGCATTTATGGCCGGACAACCGATTAAGGGCAGTTTTTCGCTCACTCCCTCTTATCAAACCCCAGCGGTGGCGTAAAAGTGGAGGTATTTTAGGTGCGCGGCAGCGCGCCGCCTGGGTTTTTAACCACCATGACCGACGTCAGTCGGTATTCCGTGTCCCGAACAGCCCCGAGGGTTGTGGGATAGAGTTTTTCGTCTTCCATAGTCATGTATTCGCAGATAAGTACCGGGGTATCTGCCGGTAGGCCGTGATCCAACAGGTAAGCCGCCGTCTGGCGGGGAACCTGGGTCTCGTTTGTCAAAGCCACCAGGTGGCGGCCGATGCCAAAGGCATCCACCATGAATTTCAGTTTCCGCTCTTTGATATCCTCGCGGCCGTCATGAAAGGAAATCAGCACTGATTCGTCAAGGCAGATCTGGGCGCGGGCGGCAGCGAACTGTGCAGCGCCGGCTGAGGGTACGATACGGACATCGAAATCAAAAAAGACGCCCAGCACCTGAGACAGCGAGGATGAGACGCAAGGGTCGCCGACTCGAAGGACAGCTACCGTTTCGCCGGTCTGCCGGGCGCGCTCGGCTGCGTCTTTTTCTTTCTGCAGATAGTTCTTGGTCTCTTGAAAGAACAGCGTTTTGCCGGCTACCAAATCTTTGACCGGCCGCAGGGACCAGTCCCAGGCCAGGATTATATCGGAGGATTTGATGGCTTCTTCAGCGGCATGAGTCAACCATTTGGGCGAGCCGCCGGGACCGATGCCGACGATATAACAAACGGGCTTCACGGACGTGTTCATTTATACATCCTCCGAAAACAGTATGCGGAATAGTATCATATTATTTCTACCTGCAACAATTGGTTTACCGACAGGTTTTCTAAACGCACGCTTCAAGACGAACTACATCATAACTCAGTCTTCAGGACGCTGAAGAAGGCTTCCTTGGGCACCTCCACCTGGCCGATGGACTTCATCTTTTTCTTGCCCTCTTTTTGCTTCTCCAGCAACTTCCGTTTGCGGGTGATGTCGCCGCCGTAGCACTTGGCCAAAACGTCTTTACGCTTAGCCGGGATATCCGCGCGGGCGACGATGCGGCCGCCTACCGCGGCCTGGATAGG
Proteins encoded in this region:
- the cobO gene encoding cob(I)yrinic acid a,c-diamide adenosyltransferase; amino-acid sequence: MDDLHRAADYSPSAALTYEPLKRGLTQVFTGGGKGKTSAGIGTAVRASGRGYRVYIVYFMNRAYDSGEQEVLHRLPGVKWAAFGPGLVRHPESPSPEVKEKASQALAEARRAMLSGDWDVIILDEINIVTGWGWLDAADVVHLIKDRPENVELVLTGRLAPQAVIDSADLVTEMVKVKHPYDRGIPARRGIEY
- a CDS encoding SAM-dependent methyltransferase, which encodes MNTSVKPVCYIVGIGPGGSPKWLTHAAEEAIKSSDIILAWDWSLRPVKDLVAGKTLFFQETKNYLQKEKDAAERARQTGETVAVLRVGDPCVSSSLSQVLGVFFDFDVRIVPSAGAAQFAAARAQICLDESVLISFHDGREDIKERKLKFMVDAFGIGRHLVALTNETQVPRQTAAYLLDHGLPADTPVLICEYMTMEDEKLYPTTLGAVRDTEYRLTSVMVVKNPGGALPRT